One region of Triticum aestivum cultivar Chinese Spring chromosome 6B, IWGSC CS RefSeq v2.1, whole genome shotgun sequence genomic DNA includes:
- the LOC123134100 gene encoding uncharacterized protein, whose product MAKTCFKTEHPLERRQAESARIREKYADRIPVIVEKADKSDLPKIDKRYLVPNEMLNPPVRDPSRLNERSSTMAGAPFCCCGLKPAPPSFLLCHGSSRLPHKHGMSPRPTSTRPLSPVRPCHCLCYPMAAHCPEPRHGRASPPLAGPPPSTSSAWLVRLCLGHRPQPCLAYRASPRHRLPGRPAPACRRLTPLVLL is encoded by the coding sequence ATGGCCAAGACTTGCTTCAAGACCGAGCACCCCCTGGAAAGGAGGCAAGCTGAATCTGCTAGGATCCGTGAGAAGTACGCTGACAGAATTCCGGTGATCGTTGAGAAGGCTGATAAGTCTGATCTCCCGAAAATTGATAAGAGGTACCTTGTCCCTAACGAGATGCTAAACCCGCCAGTCCGCGACCCATCTCGCCTCAACGAGCGTAGTTCTACTATGGCTGGCGCACCGTTCTGCTGTTGCGGCCTCAAGCCGGCGCCCCCGAGCTTCCTCCTCTGCCATGGCTCTTCGCGGCTGCCACACAAACACGGCATGTCACCGCGGCCTACTTCAACTCGCCCGCTTTCTCCCGTGCGCCCGTGTCACTGCCTCTGCTATCCCATGGCTGCGCACTGCCCCGAGCCTCGCCATGGCCGTGCGTCTCCTCCACTGGCAGGCCCGCCACCAAGCACCTCCTCTGCATGGCTCGTGCGCCTCTGTCTCGGCCACCGGCCGCAGCCGTGCCTCGCCTACCGCGCTTCTCCGCGGCATCGGCTCCCCGGTCGTCCAGCGCCCGCCTGTCGGCGGCTGACCCCTCTGGTGCTACTCTAG